One genomic region from Reichenbachiella ulvae encodes:
- the rplA gene encoding 50S ribosomal protein L1: MAKLTKNQKLAAEKYDKTQKYSLTDASKLVKEITTTKFDASVDLDIRLGVDPRKADQMVRGVVALPHGTGKEVRVLVLCTPDKEEEAKAAGADHVGLDDYIKKIEGGWTDIDVIITMPTVMAKVGRIGRVLGPRGLMPNPKSGTVTLDVAKAVQEVKSGKIDFKVDKFGIVHASIGKVSFTPEQIKENAMELISTVSKLKPASAKGTYMKGISLSSTMSPGISVDSGSIAGL, from the coding sequence ATGGCAAAATTGACGAAAAATCAAAAGCTAGCTGCAGAGAAGTATGACAAAACTCAGAAGTATTCTCTAACAGATGCTTCTAAGCTAGTGAAGGAAATTACTACAACTAAATTCGATGCATCAGTTGATCTCGATATTAGGTTAGGAGTCGATCCAAGAAAGGCTGACCAAATGGTAAGAGGAGTCGTAGCGCTTCCTCATGGAACTGGTAAAGAGGTGAGAGTATTGGTACTTTGTACTCCTGATAAAGAGGAGGAAGCAAAAGCTGCCGGTGCGGATCACGTAGGTTTGGATGATTATATCAAGAAAATCGAAGGTGGTTGGACTGATATAGACGTGATTATCACTATGCCGACTGTAATGGCCAAAGTAGGTCGTATCGGTCGCGTACTAGGACCAAGAGGACTCATGCCAAATCCTAAGTCTGGAACGGTTACTCTTGATGTCGCCAAGGCGGTTCAAGAAGTGAAGTCTGGTAAAATCGATTTCAAAGTAGATAAATTTGGTATTGTTCACGCAAGTATTGGAAAAGTATCCTTTACTCCTGAGCAAATCAAAGAAAATGCGATGGAATTGATTAGCACTGTGTCAAAATTGAAGCCTGCAAGTGCCAAAGGTACTTACATGAAAGGTATTAGCTTGTCTAGTACTATGAGCCCAGGCATTTCAGTTGACAGTGGTTCGATTGCTGGATTGTAA